One window of Jannaschia sp. CCS1 genomic DNA carries:
- the pheT gene encoding phenylalanine--tRNA ligase subunit beta produces MKFTLSWLKDHLDTDASVTEITDALTDLGLEVEGVEDRAEALKTFTIAHIQSAEQHPDADRLRICQVETNDGLQQIICGAPNARAGINVVLAKPGDYIPGLDITIGVGKIRGVESFGMMASEKELLLSDEHNGIIELKDAQVGQKFIDWLAKHDPAKVDPVIEIAITPNRQDALGIRGIARDLSARGVGTLKAHDPAEIKGTYPSPISITIDADTLDTAPHFTGRLIKGVKNGPSPAWLQDRLRAIGLRPISALVDITNYFTFDQNRPLHVFDADKVAGGLRVHKAAGGEEIVALDDKTYTLPEGHMVISDDTGVESIAGIMGGAATGCTEDTVNVFLESAWWDTVAIAYAGRALKINSDARYRFERGVDPDYTLPGLHAATQMVLDLCGGEASEVVEAGKPLDTARSYTLRPGRVKSLVGMDVAREEQARILTALGFSATGTDTLEVWVPSWRRDVQGEADLVEEVARVTSLSQLKPQPLPREPGVPAPVLTPMQKRERSARRTMAALGYNECVTYSFIDKASAELFGGGTDAVMLENPISSEMSHMRPAVLPGLLQAAARNQARGMMDMALFEVGAGFHGGEPGEQHLLASGLLIGHTGPRDPHGARRPVDVYDVKADAEAVLSAIGAPAKAQILRGAREWWHPGRHGMICLGPKKVLGIFGEVHPKVLAAMDIKGPAMAFTIFPQEVPLPRSTNASRGAVTMSDLQAVERDFAFVVPSDVPALDLVNAAAGADKTLIADVRVFDEFIGGSLGEGNKSIALAVRMQPQDKTLTEEEIEAVADKIVTKVSKATGGVLRG; encoded by the coding sequence ATGAAATTCACCCTCTCCTGGCTGAAAGATCACCTCGACACGGACGCCTCCGTCACTGAGATCACCGATGCCCTCACGGACCTCGGGCTTGAGGTTGAGGGTGTGGAGGATCGGGCGGAGGCGCTCAAGACGTTCACCATCGCCCACATCCAGTCTGCCGAGCAGCACCCGGACGCGGATCGTCTGCGCATTTGTCAGGTGGAGACCAACGATGGCCTCCAACAGATCATCTGCGGTGCGCCTAATGCGCGGGCGGGGATCAACGTGGTGCTGGCCAAGCCTGGCGATTATATCCCCGGCCTCGATATCACAATCGGCGTTGGCAAAATCCGCGGCGTGGAGAGCTTTGGCATGATGGCTTCTGAGAAGGAGCTGCTGCTGTCGGACGAGCACAACGGCATCATCGAGTTGAAAGACGCGCAGGTCGGCCAGAAGTTCATCGATTGGCTGGCCAAGCATGACCCCGCCAAAGTCGACCCGGTGATCGAGATCGCGATCACGCCGAACCGCCAAGACGCGTTGGGCATTCGCGGCATCGCACGGGACCTGTCCGCGCGCGGTGTCGGCACGTTGAAGGCCCATGATCCGGCGGAGATCAAGGGTACGTATCCGTCCCCGATCAGCATTACGATTGACGCCGACACGCTGGACACCGCGCCGCATTTCACCGGGCGTTTGATCAAGGGCGTCAAGAACGGCCCCAGCCCCGCGTGGCTGCAGGACCGTCTACGGGCCATCGGATTGCGTCCGATTTCCGCGCTGGTGGACATCACCAACTACTTCACCTTCGACCAAAACCGCCCCCTTCACGTCTTCGACGCGGATAAGGTGGCCGGCGGCCTGCGCGTGCACAAAGCGGCGGGCGGCGAAGAGATCGTGGCGCTGGATGACAAGACTTACACGTTGCCTGAGGGCCATATGGTGATCAGCGACGACACGGGTGTGGAAAGCATCGCGGGCATCATGGGCGGCGCGGCGACGGGCTGCACGGAGGACACGGTCAACGTGTTCCTGGAGAGCGCGTGGTGGGATACGGTCGCGATTGCCTATGCGGGGCGCGCGTTGAAGATCAACTCCGACGCGCGCTATCGGTTCGAGCGGGGGGTGGACCCGGACTATACGCTGCCCGGCTTGCACGCCGCGACGCAGATGGTGCTGGACCTGTGCGGTGGTGAGGCGTCTGAGGTTGTCGAAGCTGGCAAGCCACTGGACACGGCACGCAGTTATACGCTGCGGCCGGGTCGCGTGAAATCGCTCGTTGGCATGGACGTCGCCCGCGAGGAACAGGCCCGGATCCTGACCGCGCTGGGGTTCTCGGCCACGGGCACCGATACGCTGGAGGTCTGGGTGCCAAGCTGGCGCCGCGATGTGCAGGGGGAGGCTGATCTGGTTGAAGAAGTGGCCCGCGTGACGTCCCTATCGCAGTTGAAACCGCAACCCTTGCCGCGCGAACCTGGCGTCCCTGCGCCTGTCCTGACGCCGATGCAAAAGCGCGAACGCAGCGCCCGGCGAACGATGGCCGCGCTCGGTTACAATGAATGCGTGACCTATTCCTTCATCGACAAGGCGAGTGCCGAGCTGTTCGGCGGCGGCACCGACGCGGTCATGCTGGAAAACCCGATTTCCTCGGAGATGTCGCATATGCGCCCCGCCGTTCTGCCCGGCCTTCTGCAAGCCGCCGCGCGCAATCAGGCGCGGGGCATGATGGATATGGCGCTGTTTGAAGTTGGCGCCGGGTTCCACGGTGGTGAGCCGGGAGAGCAGCATTTGCTCGCCTCCGGTCTGCTGATCGGCCACACTGGCCCACGTGATCCCCATGGGGCGCGGCGGCCGGTCGATGTCTATGACGTGAAAGCGGACGCGGAAGCGGTACTGTCTGCCATTGGCGCCCCCGCCAAGGCGCAAATCCTGCGAGGCGCGCGTGAGTGGTGGCATCCTGGACGGCACGGGATGATCTGTCTTGGGCCCAAGAAAGTGCTTGGCATTTTCGGCGAAGTGCACCCGAAGGTTCTGGCGGCGATGGATATCAAAGGCCCCGCGATGGCCTTCACGATTTTCCCGCAAGAGGTGCCGCTGCCGCGCAGCACCAACGCCAGCCGGGGGGCTGTCACGATGTCCGATTTGCAGGCGGTGGAGCGCGATTTCGCATTTGTCGTGCCAAGCGACGTGCCCGCCCTAGATTTGGTCAATGCGGCGGCGGGGGCGGACAAGACGCTGATCGCAGATGTGCGCGTCTTTGACGAGTTCATCGGCGGGTCACTTGGGGAGGGTAATAAGTCCATCGCCCTGGCCGTGCGGATGCAACCGCAGGACAAGACGCTGACCGAGGAAGAGATCGAGGCCGTGGCCGACAAGATTGTGACCAAGGTGTCCAAGGCGACGGGCGGTGTGCTGCGCGGCTAA
- a CDS encoding YtoQ family protein, producing the protein MKVYLSGEIHTDWRERIVAGSEGLDVTFSSPVTDHDASDDCGVAILGAEPNKFWHDHKGAKVNAIRTRHGIENADIVVVRFGEKYKQWNAAFDAGMAAALGKPLIVLSMPEHQHPLKEVHGAALAVAEEPEQVVQILRYVLTGRLPG; encoded by the coding sequence GTGAAGGTATATCTGTCGGGCGAGATTCACACCGATTGGCGTGAACGGATCGTGGCCGGTTCGGAGGGGCTGGACGTGACGTTCAGCAGCCCCGTGACGGACCACGATGCCAGCGATGATTGCGGCGTGGCGATCCTGGGGGCGGAGCCGAACAAGTTCTGGCACGACCACAAGGGCGCGAAGGTGAATGCGATCCGCACCCGTCACGGCATTGAAAATGCCGATATCGTCGTCGTGCGGTTTGGTGAGAAGTACAAGCAGTGGAACGCCGCGTTTGATGCGGGGATGGCGGCGGCGCTCGGCAAGCCGTTGATCGTGCTGTCGATGCCAGAGCATCAGCATCCGCTGAAAGAGGTGCATGGCGCGGCGCTGGCCGTGGCGGAAGAGCCGGAGCAGGTGGTGCAAATCCTGCGCTATGTGTTGACCGGCCGCCTGCCCGGTTAA
- a CDS encoding glutathione S-transferase family protein, producing the protein MTAVTDHPINSRWPANDPSVLQLYSFPTPNGVKVSIALEEMGLPYEAHRITLSDADVKSDAFLALNPNNKIPAIIDPDGPGGAPLELWESGAILIYLAEKTGKLIGTTEAQKYEVIKWVMFQMGGLGPMFGQLGYFSKFAGSEIEDPRPKQRYVDEAKRLLAVLEKQLAGRDWIAGDYSIADIAIAPWLAALDFYGTKGVVGWDDLTHVPAYLDRFLAREAVKVGRNTPPREG; encoded by the coding sequence ATGACCGCCGTCACAGACCACCCCATCAACAGCCGCTGGCCCGCAAACGACCCATCCGTGCTGCAACTGTACTCGTTTCCCACTCCCAACGGCGTGAAGGTCTCTATTGCGCTGGAGGAAATGGGTCTGCCCTATGAGGCGCACCGCATCACGCTGTCCGACGCTGATGTCAAAAGCGATGCTTTTCTGGCGCTGAACCCCAACAACAAGATCCCCGCAATCATCGACCCGGACGGTCCGGGCGGCGCGCCGTTGGAGCTTTGGGAATCCGGTGCCATCCTGATCTATCTGGCCGAAAAGACCGGTAAGCTGATCGGCACGACCGAGGCGCAGAAATACGAGGTCATCAAGTGGGTGATGTTCCAGATGGGTGGCCTTGGTCCAATGTTTGGCCAGCTTGGTTACTTCTCCAAATTCGCCGGGTCCGAGATTGAGGACCCGCGCCCGAAACAGCGCTATGTGGATGAGGCCAAGCGTCTGCTGGCCGTGCTGGAAAAGCAACTGGCGGGCCGCGACTGGATCGCTGGAGATTACTCTATCGCCGACATCGCCATCGCACCCTGGCTGGCCGCATTGGACTTCTACGGCACTAAGGGCGTCGTTGGTTGGGATGATCTGACCCACGTTCCCGCATATCTTGACCGCTTCCTGGCGCGCGAGGCTGTGAAGGTCGGGCGCAACACGCCCCCGCGGGAGGGCTGA
- the mscL gene encoding large conductance mechanosensitive channel protein MscL codes for MINEFKDFIAKGNVMDMAVGIIIGAAFTAIVTSLVGDLINPIIALFTGGMDFSGWFYVLGDGECASVAACTEAGISVFAIGNFLMAIINFLIIAFVVFMLVKMVNRVKAAAEKPDEVAPEVETGPSEIDLLIEIRDGLKARG; via the coding sequence ATGATTAACGAATTCAAGGACTTCATTGCCAAGGGCAATGTGATGGACATGGCCGTCGGTATCATTATCGGCGCGGCATTCACCGCAATCGTCACCTCGCTGGTGGGCGATCTGATCAATCCGATCATCGCACTGTTTACCGGTGGCATGGATTTCTCGGGATGGTTCTATGTGCTGGGTGACGGCGAATGCGCGTCGGTCGCGGCCTGTACGGAGGCAGGGATTTCCGTCTTTGCCATCGGCAACTTCCTGATGGCGATCATCAACTTCCTGATCATCGCCTTCGTTGTCTTCATGCTGGTGAAGATGGTCAACCGTGTGAAAGCTGCCGCAGAGAAGCCCGATGAGGTTGCCCCAGAGGTGGAGACGGGCCCGTCCGAGATCGACCTGCTGATCGAGATCCGCGATGGCTTGAAGGCCCGCGGCTAA
- the ald gene encoding alanine dehydrogenase — MHIGCPTEIKPQEFRVGITPAAAREAVVHGHRVTMQAGAGTGAGFTDEDYTAAGAEIAATAKDVFAAAQMIVKVKEPQAVERAMLRKGQILFTYLHLAPDPDQTADLLQSGVTAIAYETVTDRTGGLPLLAPMSEVAGRLAPQVGSWALQKANGGGGVLMGGVPGVGPAEVVVIGGGVVGTQAARVAAGMGADVTILDRSLPRLRYLDDAYRGAFKTRYASADATAQLITTADMVIGAVLIPGAAAPKLVTKDQLSTMNPGAVIVDVAIDQGGCFETSKATTHQDPIYEVDGVVHYCVANMPGAVARTSTLALGNATMPFMLALADKGWKQACADDPHLLEGLNTHEGKLTNYAVGMALGLDVLSPSLAIKG, encoded by the coding sequence ATGCATATCGGATGCCCCACAGAGATCAAACCGCAGGAATTTCGTGTCGGGATCACGCCCGCCGCCGCGCGCGAGGCCGTCGTTCACGGCCACCGGGTGACCATGCAGGCCGGGGCTGGCACGGGCGCTGGCTTCACGGATGAGGATTACACCGCAGCAGGGGCAGAGATCGCCGCCACGGCCAAGGACGTTTTCGCCGCGGCCCAGATGATCGTTAAGGTCAAGGAACCCCAAGCCGTTGAACGCGCCATGCTGCGTAAGGGTCAGATCCTGTTCACTTACCTCCACCTTGCGCCCGATCCCGACCAAACCGCCGACCTTCTGCAAAGCGGCGTCACGGCCATCGCCTATGAAACGGTGACGGACCGCACCGGCGGCCTGCCCCTGCTGGCCCCTATGTCGGAGGTCGCGGGACGGTTGGCACCTCAGGTTGGGTCCTGGGCGCTGCAAAAGGCCAACGGGGGGGGCGGCGTGCTGATGGGCGGTGTCCCCGGGGTTGGTCCGGCGGAGGTCGTCGTGATTGGCGGCGGCGTTGTCGGCACGCAGGCAGCGCGTGTGGCGGCCGGTATGGGCGCGGATGTTACCATCCTTGATCGCTCGCTCCCACGTCTGCGGTATCTGGATGATGCCTATCGCGGTGCGTTCAAGACGCGTTACGCCAGCGCCGATGCAACAGCGCAACTGATCACGACAGCGGATATGGTCATCGGTGCGGTTCTGATCCCCGGAGCTGCGGCGCCCAAACTGGTGACGAAGGACCAACTGTCGACGATGAACCCGGGCGCTGTCATCGTCGACGTCGCCATCGATCAGGGTGGATGCTTTGAGACGTCGAAGGCCACCACCCATCAAGACCCGATCTATGAGGTCGATGGCGTCGTCCACTATTGTGTTGCCAACATGCCCGGTGCAGTGGCCCGGACCTCAACGCTTGCGCTTGGCAATGCCACCATGCCCTTCATGCTGGCGCTGGCCGATAAGGGTTGGAAACAGGCCTGCGCCGATGATCCGCATCTGCTGGAGGGTCTGAACACCCATGAGGGCAAGCTGACCAACTACGCCGTGGGCATGGCCCTGGGGCTTGATGTGCTATCCCCGTCACTCGCGATCAAAGGCTAG
- a CDS encoding Lrp/AsnC family transcriptional regulator, which yields MELDAMDVAILQALQRQGRITHADLSEKVNLSPSACHRRVQRLEASGVIRDYVALVSPRAVGRVTTVFVEIKLQGQSDETFDAFEKAVARVPDVLECHLMAGSADYLLKVVARDSEDFARIHRQHLARLPGVAQLQSSFALKTVFKTTALPV from the coding sequence GTGGAGTTGGACGCGATGGATGTCGCGATCCTGCAGGCATTGCAGCGGCAGGGCCGAATAACCCATGCGGATCTGTCGGAGAAGGTGAATCTGTCGCCCTCGGCCTGCCACAGACGGGTTCAGCGGCTGGAGGCGTCTGGCGTAATCCGCGACTACGTAGCGTTGGTGAGCCCGCGTGCGGTAGGGCGGGTGACAACGGTGTTTGTGGAGATCAAATTGCAGGGTCAATCCGATGAGACGTTCGATGCGTTCGAGAAGGCGGTGGCCCGTGTGCCGGATGTGTTGGAGTGTCACCTGATGGCGGGCTCCGCCGACTACCTCCTGAAGGTTGTCGCGCGCGATTCTGAGGATTTTGCGCGCATCCATCGCCAGCATTTGGCGCGGCTCCCCGGTGTGGCGCAGTTGCAGTCGAGCTTTGCGTTGAAGACGGTGTTCAAGACGACCGCTTTGCCCGTGTAG
- a CDS encoding AzlD domain-containing protein: MTSVTDHWSAGEIWFIIATLGVATYLIRLSFLGLIGNRALPAWLLRHLRYTPVAILPALVTPLVVWPTTTEGALSPPHLVGAIAAMSVGYWRKSPIWAVVAGMVSFLIVRAVF; this comes from the coding sequence ATGACTTCCGTGACGGACCATTGGAGTGCCGGAGAAATCTGGTTCATCATCGCCACGCTCGGCGTGGCCACCTACCTGATCCGCCTGTCGTTTCTGGGCCTGATCGGAAACCGCGCGCTTCCGGCGTGGCTTCTGCGGCACCTGCGCTATACGCCGGTGGCGATCCTGCCCGCGCTGGTGACACCTCTGGTTGTCTGGCCCACGACCACAGAGGGCGCGCTCAGCCCACCGCATCTTGTCGGAGCCATCGCCGCGATGAGCGTCGGTTACTGGCGCAAAAGCCCGATCTGGGCTGTTGTCGCAGGCATGGTGTCGTTTCTGATCGTCCGCGCCGTCTTTTAA
- a CDS encoding AzlC family ABC transporter permease codes for MTPETTSRDFKTRSAFWRGARDCGPFLFVAGPFGMLFGVVGTEAGLNIAQVMGFSVVIIAGASQFAALQLMLDEAPTIIVLLSAIAVNLRMAMYSASLAPHLGAASLWQRALVGYMNVDQTYAVSVLKYEAEPQMTLPQKLGYFFGACLPIIPIWIVTTFIGALLGSSIPTQWGLEFAVPVTFIALVAPALRTPAHIVAALASIILALIFAGLPYKLGLLPAGIGAMMVGAEVERRMGQR; via the coding sequence ATGACACCCGAGACCACCTCTCGTGATTTTAAGACACGGAGCGCCTTCTGGCGCGGGGCGCGCGATTGCGGGCCATTCCTGTTTGTCGCAGGCCCCTTCGGTATGCTCTTCGGTGTCGTCGGGACGGAAGCCGGGCTCAACATCGCACAAGTCATGGGCTTCTCCGTCGTCATCATCGCGGGCGCATCGCAGTTTGCCGCCCTGCAACTGATGCTGGATGAGGCACCGACCATCATCGTCCTGCTCTCGGCCATCGCGGTGAACCTGCGCATGGCGATGTATTCGGCCTCCCTCGCGCCGCATCTGGGGGCCGCGTCCCTGTGGCAGCGCGCGCTTGTGGGCTACATGAACGTCGACCAGACCTATGCCGTCTCGGTCCTGAAATACGAGGCCGAGCCGCAGATGACGCTGCCGCAGAAGCTGGGGTACTTCTTTGGCGCGTGCCTGCCGATCATCCCGATCTGGATTGTCACCACCTTTATCGGCGCGCTGTTGGGCAGTTCCATTCCCACGCAATGGGGTCTGGAATTCGCTGTGCCCGTCACCTTCATCGCCTTGGTCGCGCCGGCCCTGCGCACACCTGCCCACATCGTGGCTGCACTGGCCTCGATCATCCTGGCATTGATCTTCGCAGGGCTGCCTTACAAACTCGGGCTACTGCCCGCAGGTATCGGCGCGATGATGGTTGGGGCCGAGGTGGAACGACGGATGGGGCAACGATGA
- the mobA gene encoding molybdenum cofactor guanylyltransferase MobA: MQLGQHDIPAVILAGGQGRRIGGDKACVLLGGKPLWRHVLDRVEPQVARVAVNASVPFGGRPFVADDVPGMGPLGGILAAMIWAKGQGADRVLTVAVDTPFLPSDLAERMCAATGRIVVAKTTDGLHGTTAVWDVGLADDLRWALDAGTRKVTDWANGVGIAPVVFQDASAFFNVNTPEDLAAAEARL, encoded by the coding sequence ATGCAATTGGGACAACATGATATCCCGGCCGTGATTTTGGCCGGAGGGCAGGGGCGACGGATCGGTGGCGATAAGGCTTGCGTGTTGTTGGGGGGCAAACCGCTCTGGCGTCATGTGCTGGACCGGGTGGAACCGCAAGTGGCCCGGGTGGCCGTCAATGCAAGCGTACCGTTTGGCGGACGACCCTTCGTAGCCGACGACGTGCCAGGGATGGGACCTTTGGGTGGGATTTTGGCGGCAATGATCTGGGCGAAAGGCCAAGGGGCGGACCGGGTGCTGACGGTCGCCGTGGACACGCCGTTTCTACCGTCGGACCTGGCGGAGCGGATGTGCGCGGCCACGGGGCGCATCGTTGTGGCCAAGACCACCGATGGGCTACACGGGACAACGGCTGTGTGGGATGTCGGGCTGGCGGATGACTTGCGCTGGGCATTGGACGCCGGGACGCGGAAGGTGACTGATTGGGCCAACGGCGTCGGTATCGCGCCGGTCGTGTTTCAGGATGCCAGCGCGTTCTTCAATGTGAACACGCCGGAAGATCTGGCCGCAGCCGAGGCCCGTTTGTGA
- a CDS encoding molybdopterin guanine dinucleotide synthesis translates to MGVSRSGREVVSYYRTRIAAMRVLTGLLDGELRAGRRVLVGFDFPFGYPQGFARAVTGHDDPLRVWEWMAAAIRDDDRNRNNRWDVAKMLNGMFPGVGPFWGCPAGVATDVLPAKGRARRGHGMEERRDVERRLPRAQPCWKLFTTGSVGSQVLMGLPHVQRLRERYGTALSVSPFEAPDTPIVLAEIYPGLIDAAVKSRVADGEILDAVQVRLVARAFASLKPAHLDAMLQEGDLEEGWILGLGHEAALIAGLDP, encoded by the coding sequence ATGGGCGTTTCGCGCTCAGGCCGCGAAGTGGTGAGCTACTACCGAACGCGGATCGCAGCGATGCGGGTGCTGACGGGGCTTTTGGACGGTGAATTGCGCGCGGGGCGGCGGGTGTTGGTTGGTTTCGATTTTCCGTTTGGCTATCCGCAGGGTTTCGCCCGCGCCGTGACTGGGCATGATGATCCGCTGCGTGTGTGGGAGTGGATGGCGGCCGCGATCAGGGATGATGACCGCAATCGCAACAACCGTTGGGACGTCGCGAAGATGTTGAACGGGATGTTCCCCGGAGTCGGGCCGTTTTGGGGGTGTCCGGCAGGTGTCGCCACGGACGTGCTGCCTGCCAAAGGACGTGCGCGGCGAGGACATGGAATGGAGGAGCGGCGCGACGTGGAACGACGACTGCCCCGGGCGCAGCCCTGTTGGAAGTTATTCACGACAGGCTCCGTCGGATCCCAAGTGCTGATGGGCCTGCCCCATGTGCAGAGATTGCGTGAACGCTACGGGACGGCCTTGTCGGTATCGCCGTTCGAGGCGCCAGACACGCCGATTGTTCTGGCTGAAATCTATCCGGGTCTGATCGATGCTGCGGTGAAGTCGCGAGTGGCAGATGGTGAAATTTTGGACGCGGTGCAGGTGCGGCTGGTGGCGCGGGCCTTCGCGTCGCTCAAGCCAGCGCATCTGGACGCGATGTTGCAGGAAGGTGACCTGGAAGAGGGCTGGATCCTCGGCCTCGGCCATGAGGCGGCGCTGATCGCGGGGTTAGACCCATGA
- a CDS encoding DMT family transporter, producing the protein MTARSVGFGLLLAAFGTVVLTPDAMLMRLSGMDGVQMLGWRSTLMGCVLIAAWAGSRVGQWRADAALIFSGGGLAIALCQGVNGALFTFGIVGAPVTIVLLGVATVPIFAAIFSWTLMGEATGRATWVTIVVVLAGITIAVFGKGDGGVEAGAIKGALYGLGVAICLALSFVLIRRMGDVPILPTVGLGALGAGAVGIALTGSDLMGGDVVLWPILLTGAVVLPVSFFCLSLASRYTAAANVSLLLLLETVLGPLWVWLAVGEAPTPMMLGGGAIVVASLSVYLVHQRLTAGR; encoded by the coding sequence ATGACGGCGCGCAGCGTGGGGTTCGGGCTGCTCCTGGCGGCGTTCGGCACGGTGGTACTGACGCCAGACGCGATGTTGATGCGACTCTCTGGTATGGACGGTGTGCAGATGTTGGGCTGGCGCTCGACCCTCATGGGATGCGTTTTGATCGCCGCGTGGGCGGGCAGTCGGGTGGGGCAGTGGCGCGCGGATGCGGCGCTGATCTTCTCGGGCGGCGGTCTCGCGATTGCGCTGTGCCAGGGGGTGAACGGCGCCTTGTTCACCTTCGGGATCGTCGGTGCGCCGGTGACGATTGTGCTTCTGGGCGTGGCGACTGTGCCGATTTTCGCAGCGATCTTTTCCTGGACCTTGATGGGGGAAGCGACGGGACGGGCCACCTGGGTGACGATTGTTGTCGTGCTGGCGGGCATCACGATTGCCGTCTTCGGCAAAGGCGATGGCGGAGTAGAGGCGGGGGCGATCAAGGGCGCGCTTTACGGGCTGGGGGTCGCGATATGTTTGGCGCTGTCGTTTGTCTTGATCCGGCGAATGGGCGACGTGCCGATTTTGCCGACCGTGGGGCTTGGCGCGTTGGGCGCAGGCGCAGTGGGGATCGCGCTGACTGGTTCCGACCTGATGGGCGGAGACGTGGTCCTCTGGCCGATCCTGCTGACCGGGGCGGTGGTCTTGCCGGTCAGTTTCTTCTGCCTGTCGCTGGCATCACGCTACACTGCGGCGGCGAATGTGAGCCTTTTGTTGCTGTTGGAAACCGTGCTGGGACCGCTGTGGGTCTGGCTTGCGGTCGGCGAGGCCCCCACGCCAATGATGCTTGGCGGTGGGGCCATCGTTGTGGCCAGCCTATCGGTGTATCTGGTCCACCAAAGGCTTACTGCAGGTCGCTGA
- a CDS encoding MalY/PatB family protein, producing MSFDEIIDRRGTHCTKWDMMETLYGVSPDDGISMWVADMDFRPPQCVQDAVADMHAHGVYGYFGDDSKYRAAICWWMQERHGWSVDPSHIFSTHGLVNGTSMCIDAFTAPGDGVVLFTPVYHAFAKVINASARDLCELEMPIVDGRLTLDFEAFDTQMKGHEKMLVLCSPHNPGGRVWTREELEGIADFARRHDLILVSDEIHHDLTMPGQTHIPMAHIDGIEDRLVMMTAATKTFNIAGSHIGNVIIADDTLRATFAGRMAALGMSPNSFGLFMVTAAYSPEGAEWLDELRAYLAENARVFDEGINAIPGLRSMALESTYLAWVDFSGTGMTKDEFTARVTSSAKIAANHGPTFGKGGDSFLRFNIAAPRAVIEDAVTRMKAAFSDLQ from the coding sequence ATGTCATTTGATGAGATCATCGACCGCCGTGGCACCCATTGCACGAAATGGGACATGATGGAGACGCTGTACGGTGTCTCGCCCGACGACGGGATCTCGATGTGGGTGGCTGACATGGACTTCCGCCCGCCGCAATGCGTGCAGGATGCGGTGGCCGACATGCACGCCCATGGCGTCTACGGCTATTTCGGCGATGACAGTAAATATCGCGCTGCCATCTGTTGGTGGATGCAGGAGCGTCACGGGTGGAGCGTGGACCCCTCGCACATCTTCTCCACCCATGGGCTGGTGAACGGCACGTCCATGTGCATCGATGCTTTCACCGCGCCGGGTGACGGGGTGGTCCTTTTCACCCCGGTCTATCATGCGTTCGCCAAGGTCATTAACGCCTCGGCCCGTGACCTGTGTGAGTTGGAGATGCCAATCGTGGACGGTCGCCTGACCCTCGATTTTGAGGCCTTTGATACGCAGATGAAGGGGCATGAGAAGATGCTGGTGCTGTGTTCGCCGCATAATCCCGGGGGACGTGTCTGGACGCGCGAGGAGTTGGAAGGCATCGCGGATTTCGCACGGCGTCATGACCTGATCCTTGTATCGGACGAGATTCACCATGACCTCACCATGCCCGGTCAGACCCACATTCCCATGGCCCATATCGACGGGATCGAAGACCGGCTGGTGATGATGACGGCGGCCACCAAGACCTTCAACATCGCGGGCTCCCATATCGGGAATGTCATCATCGCCGACGACACCCTGCGCGCGACATTCGCGGGCCGAATGGCGGCGTTGGGCATGTCACCAAACTCATTTGGCCTGTTCATGGTCACCGCGGCCTATTCCCCCGAGGGGGCAGAGTGGCTGGACGAGTTGCGCGCTTATCTGGCCGAGAATGCCCGCGTCTTTGATGAGGGGATCAACGCCATTCCCGGACTTCGGTCCATGGCCCTCGAATCCACCTACCTTGCGTGGGTCGACTTTTCCGGCACCGGGATGACCAAGGATGAGTTCACGGCGCGTGTCACCTCCTCCGCCAAGATCGCCGCAAACCATGGGCCCACCTTCGGCAAAGGGGGTGACAGCTTCCTGCGCTTCAACATCGCCGCGCCCCGTGCCGTGATTGAAGATGCCGTGACGCGCATGAAGGCGGCGTTCAGCGACCTGCAGTAA